One Aphidius gifuensis isolate YNYX2018 linkage group LG3, ASM1490517v1, whole genome shotgun sequence DNA window includes the following coding sequences:
- the LOC122852439 gene encoding tumor protein p63-regulated gene 1-like protein isoform X2 yields MLNQMDNDEGQLVNFDSATLQIAKETDETIIQDENNIRTTSSSSASHVPSIPFKHVDVHSFFSDRHELVEKAIKDCQDTLATDQDDEIIGTWLLTEISLWDTEKERIVILTKNSLITVKYDFISLKIVEFNRISLIDVDTISVGELQYPTTSIAPRLNGFADGLSSAIQCAVRKRWSSITDPSDVNFEPRTRNMMGLRLMWNKGQPVSFETKWNPFSKKIPFITFTSHPLFWYKGLKEEKLRFDCDAFRAALALILPHGVFMESPLIVENYLGLGAIIHNRNSLGFFKVRGKVSF; encoded by the exons ATGCTTAATCAAATGGACAATGACGAAGGACAACTGGTAAATTTCGATTCAGCTACGTTACAAATTGCCAAAGAAACTGATGAaacaa taatacaagatgaaaataacattagaacaacatcatcatcatcagcatcacaTGTACCAAGTATACCATTTAAACATGTTGAtgttcattcatttttttctgataGACATGAACTTGTAGAAAAAGCTATAAAAGATTGTCAGGATACTCTTGCAACTGATCAAGATGATGAAATTATTGGCACATGGTTATTAACCGa aatcaGTTTGTGGGATACCGAGAAAGAAAGAATAGTtatattaactaaaaattcaCTCATCACagttaaatatgattttatatcattaaaaattgtagaaTTCAACAGAATATCATTGATTGATGTTGATACAATATCAGTTGGAGAATTACAATATCCTACAACTTCAATTGCACc acgaTTGAATGGTTTTGCTGATGGATTGTCATCAGCAATTCAATGTGCAGTTAGAAAAAGATGGTCATCAATAACTGATCCATCAGATGTTAATTTTGAGCCAAGAACTAGAAATATGATGGGTTTAAGATTGATGTGGAACAAAGGACAACCTGTGTCATTTGAAACAAAGTGGAATccattttctaaaaaaattccatttatCACATTCACGAGTCATCCCTTATTTTGGTACaaag gtttaaaagaagaaaagcTACGTTTTGATTGTGATGCTTTTCGTGCTGCGCTTGCATTAATTCTTCCACATGGTGTTTTTATGGAAAGCCCAttgattgttgaaaattatctTGGTCTAGGTGCTATTATACATAACAGAAATTCTTTAGGATTTTTCAAAGTCCGTGGAAAAGTTAGTTTTTAA
- the LOC122852439 gene encoding tumor protein p63-regulated gene 1-like protein isoform X1, whose protein sequence is MLNQMDNDEGQLVNFDSATLQIAKETDETTVIQDENNIRTTSSSSASHVPSIPFKHVDVHSFFSDRHELVEKAIKDCQDTLATDQDDEIIGTWLLTEISLWDTEKERIVILTKNSLITVKYDFISLKIVEFNRISLIDVDTISVGELQYPTTSIAPRLNGFADGLSSAIQCAVRKRWSSITDPSDVNFEPRTRNMMGLRLMWNKGQPVSFETKWNPFSKKIPFITFTSHPLFWYKGLKEEKLRFDCDAFRAALALILPHGVFMESPLIVENYLGLGAIIHNRNSLGFFKVRGKVSF, encoded by the exons ATGCTTAATCAAATGGACAATGACGAAGGACAACTGGTAAATTTCGATTCAGCTACGTTACAAATTGCCAAAGAAACTGATGAaacaa cagtaatacaagatgaaaataacattagaacaacatcatcatcatcagcatcacaTGTACCAAGTATACCATTTAAACATGTTGAtgttcattcatttttttctgataGACATGAACTTGTAGAAAAAGCTATAAAAGATTGTCAGGATACTCTTGCAACTGATCAAGATGATGAAATTATTGGCACATGGTTATTAACCGa aatcaGTTTGTGGGATACCGAGAAAGAAAGAATAGTtatattaactaaaaattcaCTCATCACagttaaatatgattttatatcattaaaaattgtagaaTTCAACAGAATATCATTGATTGATGTTGATACAATATCAGTTGGAGAATTACAATATCCTACAACTTCAATTGCACc acgaTTGAATGGTTTTGCTGATGGATTGTCATCAGCAATTCAATGTGCAGTTAGAAAAAGATGGTCATCAATAACTGATCCATCAGATGTTAATTTTGAGCCAAGAACTAGAAATATGATGGGTTTAAGATTGATGTGGAACAAAGGACAACCTGTGTCATTTGAAACAAAGTGGAATccattttctaaaaaaattccatttatCACATTCACGAGTCATCCCTTATTTTGGTACaaag gtttaaaagaagaaaagcTACGTTTTGATTGTGATGCTTTTCGTGCTGCGCTTGCATTAATTCTTCCACATGGTGTTTTTATGGAAAGCCCAttgattgttgaaaattatctTGGTCTAGGTGCTATTATACATAACAGAAATTCTTTAGGATTTTTCAAAGTCCGTGGAAAAGTTAGTTTTTAA